A part of Chitinimonas koreensis genomic DNA contains:
- a CDS encoding FAD assembly factor SdhE — protein sequence MHTQADKNRLRWRSRRGLLELDLVFQPFLEHEFDSLSPAELDAYQDLLMLPDNDLLDLVDGKTETDDVRLNPLVARLRRWQVRDNE from the coding sequence ATGCATACCCAAGCGGACAAGAATCGACTCCGCTGGCGTTCGCGGCGCGGGCTCCTTGAGCTCGACCTGGTGTTCCAGCCTTTCCTGGAACACGAGTTCGACTCGCTGAGCCCCGCCGAACTGGACGCCTACCAGGACTTGCTGATGCTGCCGGACAACGATCTGTTGGACCTGGTGGACGGCAAAACCGAAACCGATGACGTGCGCCTGAACCCCCTGGTCGCGCGGTTGCGGCGCTGGCAAGTACGAGACAACGAATAA
- a CDS encoding succinate dehydrogenase iron-sulfur subunit: MQTVKFSIYRYDPDKDAKPYMQDISVEVDATERKLLDALVKLKVKDDTLSFRRSCREGVCGSDAMNINGKNGLACVTDIDTLKQPIELRPLPGLPVVRDLIVDMAQFFKQYHSIKPYVINDTPPPEKERLQSPEDRSELDGLYECILCACCSTSCPSFWWNPDKFVGPAGLLAAYRFIADTRDTAINERLDNLEDPYRLFRCHTIMNCVDVCPKELNPTKAIGKIKELMVKRIA, from the coding sequence ATGCAAACCGTCAAATTCAGCATCTACCGCTACGATCCGGACAAGGACGCCAAGCCCTACATGCAGGACATCAGCGTCGAGGTCGACGCCACCGAGCGCAAGCTGCTCGATGCCCTGGTCAAGCTCAAGGTGAAGGACGACACGCTGTCGTTCCGCCGCTCCTGCCGCGAAGGCGTGTGCGGCTCGGACGCGATGAACATCAACGGCAAGAACGGCCTCGCTTGCGTGACCGACATCGACACGCTCAAGCAGCCGATCGAGCTGCGCCCGCTGCCGGGCCTGCCGGTGGTGCGCGACCTGATCGTCGACATGGCGCAGTTCTTCAAGCAGTACCACTCGATCAAGCCCTACGTGATCAACGACACGCCGCCGCCCGAGAAGGAGCGGCTGCAGAGCCCCGAGGACCGCTCGGAGCTCGACGGCCTGTACGAGTGCATCCTGTGCGCCTGCTGCTCGACCTCCTGCCCGTCGTTCTGGTGGAACCCGGACAAGTTCGTCGGTCCGGCCGGCCTGCTGGCCGCCTACCGCTTCATCGCCGACACGCGCGATACCGCCATCAACGAGCGGCTGGACAACCTGGAAGACCCGTACCGCCTGTTCCGCTGCCACACCATCATGAACTGCGTCGACGTCTGCCCCAAGGAGCTCAATCCGACCAAGGCGATCGGCAAGATCAAGGAACTGATGGTCAAGCGGATCGCCTGA
- the sdhA gene encoding succinate dehydrogenase flavoprotein subunit, with protein MANLPKRTFDAVVVGAGGAGLRAALQLSEAGLKTAVLSKVFPTRSHTVAAQGGVSASLGNSEPDHWHWHMYDTVKGSDWLGDQDAIEFMCRAAPQAVIELEHFGMPFDRNDDGTIYQRPFGGHMSNFGEKPVRRACAAADRTGHAMLHALYQRNVRANTQFFVEWMALDMIRDADGKVLGVIAMEMETAEIVVFQAKATLFATGGAGRIFASSTNAFINTGDGLGMAARAGIPLEDMEFWQFHPTGVAGAGVLITEGVRGEGGILRNSNGERFMERYAPVAKDLASRDVVSRAMVTEINEGRGCGVAKDHVLLDITHLDPEVIKHRLPGIREISIKFAGVDPIKAPIPVVPTCHYQMGGIPTNYRGEVIVGDQVVPGFYAAGEVACASVHGANRLGTNSLLDLLVFGKSAGDSLIDYVKTQVKALPEIPQGEIDRTLARVDRLNNQTGGVEVNEARTAMQRTMQAHCGVFRFKDKLKEGVQKILEVEQMVKKTQIGDKSKVFNTARIEALELDNLIEVAKATMISAEARTESRGAHVRDDAPDTPERPNGRDDANWLKHTLWQREGNTLEYKPVNLTPLTVETIALKARSY; from the coding sequence ATGGCGAATCTTCCCAAGCGAACGTTTGATGCGGTGGTGGTCGGTGCCGGCGGTGCCGGTCTGCGCGCCGCGCTGCAGTTGTCCGAGGCCGGCCTGAAGACGGCCGTGCTGTCCAAGGTGTTCCCGACCCGCTCGCATACCGTGGCGGCCCAGGGCGGCGTGTCGGCCTCGCTCGGCAATTCCGAGCCCGACCACTGGCACTGGCACATGTACGACACGGTCAAGGGCTCGGACTGGCTCGGCGACCAGGATGCGATCGAATTCATGTGCCGCGCCGCGCCGCAGGCGGTGATCGAGCTCGAGCACTTCGGCATGCCGTTCGACCGCAACGACGACGGCACCATCTACCAGCGCCCGTTCGGCGGCCACATGTCCAACTTCGGCGAGAAGCCGGTGCGCCGAGCCTGCGCCGCCGCCGACCGGACCGGCCACGCCATGCTGCACGCGCTGTACCAGCGCAACGTGCGCGCCAACACCCAGTTCTTCGTCGAGTGGATGGCGCTGGACATGATCCGCGACGCCGACGGCAAGGTGCTGGGCGTGATCGCCATGGAAATGGAAACCGCCGAGATCGTGGTGTTCCAGGCCAAGGCCACGCTGTTCGCCACCGGCGGCGCCGGCCGCATCTTCGCCTCGTCGACCAATGCCTTCATCAATACCGGCGACGGCCTGGGCATGGCCGCCCGTGCCGGCATCCCGCTCGAAGACATGGAGTTCTGGCAGTTCCACCCGACCGGCGTGGCCGGCGCCGGCGTGCTGATCACCGAAGGCGTGCGCGGCGAGGGCGGCATCCTGCGCAACTCGAACGGCGAGCGCTTCATGGAGCGCTACGCGCCGGTGGCCAAGGACCTGGCCTCGCGCGACGTGGTGTCGCGCGCGATGGTGACCGAGATCAACGAAGGCCGCGGCTGCGGCGTCGCCAAGGACCACGTGCTGCTGGACATCACCCACCTCGACCCTGAAGTCATCAAGCACCGCCTGCCCGGCATCCGCGAGATCTCGATCAAGTTCGCCGGCGTCGACCCGATCAAGGCGCCGATCCCGGTGGTGCCGACCTGCCACTACCAGATGGGCGGCATCCCGACCAACTACCGCGGCGAAGTGATCGTCGGCGACCAGGTGGTGCCGGGCTTCTACGCCGCCGGCGAAGTGGCCTGCGCCTCGGTGCACGGCGCCAACCGCCTCGGCACCAATTCGCTGCTCGACCTGCTGGTGTTCGGCAAGAGCGCCGGCGATTCGCTGATCGACTACGTCAAGACCCAGGTCAAGGCGCTGCCCGAGATCCCGCAGGGCGAGATCGACCGCACGCTGGCCCGCGTCGACCGGCTCAACAACCAGACCGGCGGCGTCGAGGTCAACGAGGCGCGTACCGCCATGCAGCGCACCATGCAGGCGCACTGCGGCGTGTTCCGCTTCAAGGACAAGCTCAAGGAAGGCGTGCAGAAGATTCTGGAAGTCGAGCAGATGGTCAAGAAGACCCAGATCGGCGACAAGTCCAAGGTCTTCAACACCGCCCGCATCGAGGCGCTCGAGCTCGACAACCTGATCGAAGTGGCCAAGGCCACCATGATCTCGGCCGAGGCGCGCACCGAATCGCGCGGCGCCCACGTCCGCGACGACGCGCCCGATACGCCGGAGCGTCCGAACGGCCGCGACGACGCCAACTGGCTCAAGCACACGCTGTGGCAGCGCGAGGGCAACACACTCGAATACAAGCCGGTGAACCTGACCCCGCTGACCGTCGAAACCATCGCCCTCAAGGCGCGTTCTTACTAA
- the sdhD gene encoding succinate dehydrogenase, hydrophobic membrane anchor protein, whose product MVNRHVIGAHYGLRDWLLQRITAVVMLVYTVGLVALLFLAAHANFEGWKELFACTWVRVFTTVTVIALLLHAWVGVRDIWMDYVKPLGLRLALHVATILWLVGSFVYAVKVVWGV is encoded by the coding sequence GTGGTAAATCGTCACGTCATCGGCGCGCATTACGGTCTGCGCGACTGGCTGCTGCAACGCATCACCGCCGTGGTGATGCTGGTCTACACCGTGGGCCTCGTCGCCCTCCTGTTCCTGGCTGCCCACGCCAATTTCGAGGGCTGGAAGGAACTGTTCGCCTGCACCTGGGTGCGCGTCTTCACCACCGTCACCGTGATCGCGCTGCTGCTGCATGCCTGGGTCGGCGTGCGCGACATCTGGATGGACTACGTCAAGCCCTTGGGGCTGCGCCTCGCGCTCCATGTCGCCACCATCCTGTGGCTCGTCGGCAGCTTTGTTTACGCGGTTAAAGTGGTGTGGGGTGTGTAA
- the sdhC gene encoding succinate dehydrogenase, cytochrome b556 subunit: protein MEKTRPKHLDLPKIRLPLPGIVSILHRVSGALMFIAIPVVFWLLAGSLSSQAQFDAFRGFIGFPLVKLALLALLWAYLHHACAGVRFLFLDVHKGIDLPTARNTAKAVMVVSLLLTATIGGALW from the coding sequence ATGGAGAAAACACGGCCCAAACACCTGGATCTCCCCAAGATCAGGTTGCCATTACCGGGCATCGTCTCGATTCTGCACCGCGTCAGCGGTGCGCTCATGTTCATCGCCATCCCCGTCGTGTTCTGGCTCCTGGCCGGTTCGCTGTCGAGCCAGGCGCAATTCGACGCCTTCCGCGGCTTCATCGGCTTCCCGCTGGTCAAGCTGGCCCTGCTGGCCCTCTTGTGGGCCTACCTGCACCACGCCTGCGCCGGCGTCCGCTTCCTGTTCCTCGACGTGCACAAGGGCATCGATCTCCCCACCGCGCGTAATACCGCCAAGGCTGTGATGGTCGTCAGCCTGCTGCTCACGGCCACCATCGGAGGTGCCCTGTGGTAA
- a CDS encoding GntR family transcriptional regulator: MAVHRVSTALPARQPLYQQVREHIVAAIEQGEWDAGEALPSEVDLADRLGVSQGTVRKGLDSLVAEGLLLRRQGLGTFVAAVDDDWGKAELPGLARAQDTSVELLACARSHAGEEVAAMLGLRRGAELIVVKRLARVAGEPFALIESFVAAERFEGLDARRIRQANCNLRTVWWREFGLRVLSSPPQFRAGAAGREDARLLGVELDAPLLEVAKSAGTLDGQAIEWSVLRCRTDRYVYRV, translated from the coding sequence ATGGCTGTCCATCGCGTATCGACCGCCTTGCCTGCCCGCCAGCCGCTGTACCAGCAGGTGCGCGAGCACATCGTGGCCGCCATCGAGCAGGGCGAGTGGGATGCCGGCGAGGCGCTGCCGAGCGAGGTCGACCTGGCCGACCGGCTCGGCGTGAGCCAGGGCACGGTGCGCAAGGGGCTCGATTCGCTGGTGGCCGAGGGCCTCTTGCTGCGGCGCCAGGGGCTCGGCACCTTCGTCGCCGCGGTCGACGACGATTGGGGCAAGGCCGAATTGCCGGGCCTTGCACGGGCCCAGGATACTTCGGTGGAGCTGCTCGCCTGCGCGCGCAGCCACGCCGGCGAGGAAGTCGCCGCGATGCTGGGCCTGCGCCGCGGGGCCGAGCTGATCGTGGTGAAGCGATTGGCGCGGGTGGCCGGCGAGCCGTTCGCGCTGATCGAGAGTTTCGTGGCGGCGGAGCGCTTCGAGGGGCTCGACGCACGCCGCATCCGGCAGGCCAATTGCAATTTGCGCACGGTATGGTGGCGCGAATTCGGCCTGAGGGTGCTGTCGTCGCCGCCGCAGTTCCGCGCGGGCGCGGCCGGGCGCGAGGACGCCAGGCTGCTCGGCGTCGAGCTCGACGCGCCGCTCCTGGAAGTGGCGAAGTCGGCCGGCACGCTCGACGGCCAGGCGATCGAATGGTCGGTGTTGCGTTGCCGCACCGATCGCTACGTCTACCGTGTCTGA